Proteins from one Burkholderia sp. genomic window:
- a CDS encoding IS5 family transposase gives MRKDIHKKGEPKARYRVRNWAAYNEGLISRGNVTIWIDEAVLARMPDAIPTRGRPCVYGDTLIQALLGVKTVYRLTLRALQGFTQSLRDLAFPSLPVPNYTTLCRRAKTLDVELPILRDNEPIHLVVDSTGLKVYGEGEWKVRQHGYSKRRTWRKVHLALNANTGQVHAALMTNQNVADGDALAKLLDQIPREEQIDVIGGDGAYDTKPCHAAIAARSAIPSIPPREGAAHWPADMPGAAWRNGAVDAIARDGRREWKQDSGYHRRSLAENAMYRFKTLTGNYLWARHIASQATEVSIRVGVINRMTDLARPQSVRIA, from the coding sequence ATGCGCAAGGACATACACAAGAAAGGTGAGCCGAAGGCACGCTACCGTGTCAGGAATTGGGCGGCCTATAATGAAGGCCTGATCAGCCGGGGGAACGTAACAATATGGATAGATGAAGCCGTCCTTGCCAGAATGCCCGATGCCATACCCACACGTGGTCGCCCGTGTGTATACGGCGATACGCTGATTCAGGCATTACTTGGCGTGAAGACCGTCTATCGACTGACCTTGCGCGCCCTGCAAGGTTTCACCCAAAGTCTGCGCGATTTGGCCTTCCCGAGCTTGCCGGTGCCGAATTACACCACGCTCTGTCGCCGGGCAAAAACGCTTGATGTCGAACTGCCGATCCTTCGTGACAATGAACCGATCCATCTGGTTGTCGACAGCACCGGTCTGAAGGTCTATGGAGAAGGTGAATGGAAGGTGCGCCAGCACGGCTACTCGAAGCGGCGCACGTGGCGTAAAGTCCATCTCGCGCTCAACGCGAATACAGGTCAAGTGCATGCCGCACTAATGACGAATCAGAATGTGGCTGACGGTGACGCTCTGGCCAAGTTGCTCGACCAGATTCCACGCGAAGAACAAATCGATGTCATCGGCGGTGACGGTGCCTACGACACCAAGCCATGCCATGCGGCCATTGCTGCACGCAGTGCTATTCCTTCGATTCCGCCACGCGAGGGTGCCGCTCATTGGCCAGCGGATATGCCCGGTGCGGCGTGGCGTAATGGCGCGGTTGATGCAATTGCCCGTGACGGTCGTCGAGAATGGAAGCAAGACAGTGGCTACCACCGGCGATCGCTTGCCGAGAATGCGATGTATCGGTTCAAGACCCTCACCGGCAACTATCTCTGGGCGCGTCACATCGCCTCGCAGGCGACCGAGGTCTCCATTCGCGTCGGCGTCATCAACCGTATGACGGACCTCGCTCGTCCGCAATCCGTGCGTATCGCCTGA
- a CDS encoding transposase, whose translation MWIDEAVLARIPDAIPTRGRPCLYGDTPDAGITWREDRLSTGTLRALQGFTQSLRDLAFPSLPLPNYTTLCRRAKRLISNCRSFCDSEPIHLVVDSTSLKVYGESEWKGAPARLLEVAHVP comes from the coding sequence ATATGGATAGATGAAGCCGTCCTTGCCAGAATACCCGATGCCATACCCACACGTGGTCGCCCGTGTCTATACGGCGATACGCCTGATGCAGGCATTACTTGGCGTGAAGACCGTCTATCGACGGGGACGTTGCGCGCCCTGCAAGGTTTCACCCAAAGTCTGCGCGATTTGGCCTTCCCGAGCTTGCCGCTGCCGAATTACACCACGCTCTGTCGCCGGGCAAAACGCTTGATATCGAACTGCAGATCCTTTTGCGACAGCGAACCGATCCACCTGGTGGTCGACAGCACTAGTCTGAAGGTCTATGGTGAAAGTGAATGGAAGGGTGCGCCAGCACGGCTACTCGAAGTAGCGCACGTGCCGTAA
- the tsaE gene encoding tRNA (adenosine(37)-N6)-threonylcarbamoyltransferase complex ATPase subunit type 1 TsaE, whose product MPAQPSHPIHAIVPSAPLTERQFAFHDEAAIVIFGLRFAQALDAMRAECLALSAFEGLQIQLRGELGTGKTTLVRAILHGLGHAGRVRSPTYTLVEPYVLERADGELVVHHFDLYRFSDPVEWVDAGLREYFNVGAICLVEWPQQAGTLLGMPDLVFALNVDGEGRRLVAQAHSALGNVCLERY is encoded by the coding sequence ATGCCCGCACAGCCCAGTCATCCAATCCACGCGATCGTCCCGTCCGCCCCGCTCACCGAGCGCCAGTTCGCGTTCCACGACGAGGCCGCGATAGTCATCTTCGGGTTGCGTTTCGCCCAGGCACTTGACGCAATGCGCGCCGAGTGCCTCGCGTTGAGCGCCTTCGAAGGGCTCCAAATTCAGCTGCGCGGCGAGCTCGGTACCGGCAAGACCACCCTAGTGCGCGCTATCCTGCATGGCCTGGGCCATGCAGGGCGCGTCAGGAGCCCCACCTACACACTGGTTGAGCCGTATGTGCTCGAACGCGCTGATGGAGAACTCGTGGTGCATCACTTCGATCTCTACCGATTCAGTGATCCGGTCGAATGGGTGGACGCTGGCTTGCGCGAATATTTCAATGTCGGCGCGATCTGCCTCGTCGAATGGCCGCAGCAGGCAGGCACCCTGCTCGGCATGCCAGATCTCGTGTTCGCGCTCAATGTCGACGGCGAAGGCCGCCGACTCGTCGCGCAAGCGCATAGCGCTTTAGGAAACGTATGTCTCGAAAGATATTGA